The window AAGTATCTTTCACTCTCTATCTTGAGATTGTGATAACCGGAGGCCAGAGCCTTTTCTCTACAATTACAATTATGTATTTCATATCAAGCACTTATTCAAGGTGAGTGTTTAGTATGCAATTGCGGCATGAAGCCCTCTGGAAAATTTCATCGTCTATCATTATTGTAATGAACCGTGGCTAGCATCTGTCGACACAGCCACCGCGTTAAGCATCCTTTAACACCTATTAATTAACAGAAATAATCATGAAAAAAATATTTTTATTACTAAGCGCATACATCCTATTACATACTACCGGTTGCCACACGAATCACGAACAAAACGAAGAAGCCATTCGCTTTATCGCAACAAGTCCGTTAAAAAAAGACACTGTAATAACACGCAATTATGTATGTCAAATTCACGCTATACAACACATCGAAATGAGAGCACTTGAAAAAGGGTATTTAGAAAAGATATTCGTGGATGAAGGAGAGTTTGTAAAAAAGGGTCAACTCATGTTTAAGATTATGCCCCTTATTTACAATGCTGAATTACAAAAAGCGCAAGCTGAAAAAGATTTCGCGGAAATTGAATATCAAAACACAAAGCAACTTTCGGAAAAAAATGTAGTTTCTACCAATGAACTTGCCTTAGCGAAAGCTAAATTGGATAAAGCAAAAGCCGAATTAAGTTTAGCGCAAACTCATTTACAATTTACTGACATTAAAGCTCCCTTTGACGGAATCATGGATCATTTTCAGGTGAGATTAGGCAGCTTAGTAGATGATGGCGACTTACTCACCACATTATCCGATAACAGTGAAATGTGGGTTTACTTTAATGTTCCGGAGGCTGAATATCTCAATTACAAAATGCATTCGACTGAAGAAAATCTTAATAAAGTAAGTTTATTATTGGCAAATAATACGATGTTTGATCAGCCAGGAGAAGTAAAAACTATTGAAGCTGATTTCAATAACGAAACAGGTAATATTGCTTTTAGAGCTACTTTTCCAAATCCTAACAAATTACTTCGTCACGGGGAAACCGGAAACATCAGAATGTCTATTCCCGTTAAAAACGCAATTATCATCCCCCAGAAAGCCACATTCGAAGTGTTAGAAAAAAAATATGTTTATGTAATTGACAAAAATAATTGCGTTCATGCAAAGGAAATCACTATTGCCGAGGAAATTCCGGACTTGTATTTTATTAAAGGTGGCTTAAATGAAAACGATAAAATACTTCTTGAAGGCATTCGAAAAGTAAAAGACAATGATAAAATAACTTTTACGTATGAAAAGCCTGAAAACGTAATTCCGAAACTAAGTGTTTATGTAGAATAAAAAAAAATTAATGTTATGTTTAATAAATTCATTCAACGGCCTGTACTTGCCATCGTAATTTCTTTGGTAATTTTATTTATTGGGGTACTGGCCATAAAAACTTTGCCTACTTCTCAATTTCCTGAAGTAGCACCTCCTGTTGTGATGGTTAGTGCTTCTTATCCCGGTGCCAGCGCAAAATCATTAGCCGAATCTGTAATTATTCCTCTCGAACAATCCATAAACGGAGCATGGGGCATGCGTTACATGACCTCTGATGCTACGAGTGCCGGGGAAGCAAATATACAAGTTGTATTTGAGCCGGGCACCGATATCAACCAAGCCTTGGTTCAGGTTTCCAATCGTGTACAACAAGTAACAAACAGATTGCCTACACTGGTACAAAGGGAAGGCGTTGTTATAACGCCTGTTATTCCAAGCATGTTGATGTATGTTAATCTTTACAGTAAAGATAAAAACGCCGACATGAAATTCTTATTTAATTACGCCGGCGTTAACATGGTACCTGAATTACAGCGTATCAATGGCATTGGTCAGGTACGCATTTTAGGGAGTCGTCAATACGCGATGCGAGTTTGGCTTAATCCGGATCGTATGCGCGCTTATAGTGTGTCTCCCGACGAGGTCATGGAAGCATTAAATGAACAAAGCATCATTGGAAAAGCAGGAAGGATAGGACGAGGTGATAGTAAACAAGCCGAAGCCCTGGAATATGTTCTCACCTATTCTGATCGTTATAATGATCCTAAACAATACGAAGATGTAATTATCCGCTCTAATTCCAATGGAGAAAATCTTCGCTTAAAAGATGTTGCTACTGTTTCCCTTGGTAGCGAATATTATGATATCTATTCCAATCTTAATGGCCATCCT is drawn from Bacteroidota bacterium and contains these coding sequences:
- a CDS encoding efflux RND transporter periplasmic adaptor subunit gives rise to the protein MKKIFLLLSAYILLHTTGCHTNHEQNEEAIRFIATSPLKKDTVITRNYVCQIHAIQHIEMRALEKGYLEKIFVDEGEFVKKGQLMFKIMPLIYNAELQKAQAEKDFAEIEYQNTKQLSEKNVVSTNELALAKAKLDKAKAELSLAQTHLQFTDIKAPFDGIMDHFQVRLGSLVDDGDLLTTLSDNSEMWVYFNVPEAEYLNYKMHSTEENLNKVSLLLANNTMFDQPGEVKTIEADFNNETGNIAFRATFPNPNKLLRHGETGNIRMSIPVKNAIIIPQKATFEVLEKKYVYVIDKNNCVHAKEITIAEEIPDLYFIKGGLNENDKILLEGIRKVKDNDKITFTYEKPENVIPKLSVYVE